A window of Maledivibacter sp. genomic DNA:
TCTTTCTTTTTCTTCCCCTGTTTTCCTTTATAACATTATTAGCGGCCTCAAGTATGGTTTTTGTGCTTCGATAGTTTTGTTCCAGCCTAATAACCTCAGCATCATGAAATTCCTTTTCAAAGTCAAGTATATTTCTAATATCAGCCCCCCTAAACTTATAGATAGACTGATCGTCATCACCCACAACACATAAATTTCTATGAACCTTTGACAGCTTACTTATAAGGGTATATTGAGCTTTATTTGTATCCTGGTACTCGTCGACCATTATGTATTCAAATCTTCTTTGATAAAAATCTAAAACCTCGGGATTTCTTTCAAACAAATCAATGGTTTTAAGTATTAAGTCATCGAAGTCCAATGCATTATTGCTAACGAGCTTTTTTTGATAAAGCTCATATATATCACAAAGTGTTTTCAATTTATAATCACTATAATGAAGATTGCTATATTTTTCTGGTGTAAGGAGCTTGTCCTTTGCATCTCCGATTACGCTTTGTACATATTTAACGGGATATGCTTTATCATCCACATTAAGCTCCTTGAGACATTGCTTGATTACAGTTTTCTGATCGGCTGTGTCGTATATAACAAAATCCCTAGTATAATCTATTTTATCTATATCTCTACGAAGAATTCTGACACATGCGGAGTGAAAGGTACTGATCCACATATTTGAAGCAATACTCCCTATTAGGCTTTCTACCCTTTCCTTCATCTCCTTTGCAGCCTTATTTGTAAATGTAATAGCTAATATATTCCTTTCATATACACCTATATCCTCTATCAAATGTGCTATTCTATGGGTTAAAACCCTAGTTTTTCCCGATCCTGCACCTGCTAAGATAAGAAGGGGTCCCTTTGTTTTCTCAACAGCTTGCCTCTGTTTCTCATTTAAAGTAGATAAATCCATTATAAAGCTCCTTTCAATATATCTATGCGAATAATAATTTTCTAAGATAATCTTATATGATTTACTATCGACATGCAAATGTTTGTTCGTATATTTTTCTTTTTTTATTTCCTTCTTGTATTATTATCTAAGAATAGCAATATGATATCAAGTAAAATAATTAAAATAAAAAAACTGGCAAGCAATTTAGGTATTGTTACCAGTTTCTTATTCCTTATGACAATCTATAGATTAAAAAACTTACTCAGTCATAGCCACTTCAAATAATGTAAGCTGCTCTTGCTCTCCAAGCCTTATTAATGCCATAGGATCATTATCCTTAAAAAATGTATGGCGTATTTCTTTTTCCTTACTAATAATCAGACTATCTCTGTCAGCGGCGGGTCTTAGCTTACAGCTGTATACAACGGGAAAATAATCCCGTATAAATTTCCCTTCAGCATGGGCAGTTAGTGCTATTATTTGAAAACCCAGTTGCTCTGCTATAAAAAATACGGGATCTAGTACATGGTCACTAGAAGCCTTTCCAAAGGGATTGTCCATTATAACTGTACGATTTCGTTTTTGTTTTGTGGATATATGCTGTCTTTTCTCTGACAAATAATTCAATACCCCTAAAAACAATGCCATATTTTTACTCCACTTTTCTCCTCCGGACCATTTATTCGATCTTTCCCATGAGTGGGGCATGCCGCTTATCCTACCATCATTAGTTACTTTACGGCATTTTATCCTTATTTGGTTTTGCTTCATTACATTTTTTAGGAGCTGCTTAGCTTGAAGCCATTTTTCAATATTTTTTTTCATAAGCACATAATCTTCATTTCCCTGTTCATCCTTGAAATTATTACTATCTAACTGACTTAGCATCCAATCTATATGCCTTCTCAGCTCTTCTTTACCCTCTTGCTCATCCCAATCTGGAACATCAAATAAGTATATTTCTCTCCATTTATCTTCTATTTTAACCTTTGTTTTCTTTGGTATTAATCGAAGTTCCCCAGCAATATCACATATATAAGTATGCAGATGATTGATGAAGTGCTGAAGGTCTTTATCGTATTCCCTCATATGGTCCTCTGAAATCTTAATAATTCTTGATATTCTATCCTCCATCTTTGATTGCCAGTCAAGGACTTCACTATATTTGTTCTTAGTTTTAATACCTGATACAGCCATTTCCTTAATCTTAATATCATATATTTTTTCTTCGCAAAAAATTATAAATTGATTCCTATGTTCCCCTACCCTTTTCATCAACCTCTTCAAATTCTCTTGATGCAAATCAAGCTCTTTTATTAAACCCCTAACAATCTCTAATCTTTTGTAGGGATATTCCTGCTCCATTTCCGAGGACAATGTTTTAGTATTTATTTCTTCCACAAGATAATTATATTTTGTATTGTACTTTTCAAACTCAGTTATGGCTTCATTTATTTCCTTTAATTCCTTTGAAAATTTAGTTTTCATTTTATCTAAGTATTTACCCTCTTTATCAATATCAACTTCCTCATTCTCTAATTCTTCTTTTACAATGGGTAGTAGCCTTGTAAACACAAATATTTCTTCATAGACATCATGGAAATCTTTTTTTCTTAGCTCGTATTCCTTTAATTTATCCTTATATAACTCCTCTGCCCTTTCAAATTTTAAAGCTATTTTATCTAAAGATTCTTTATCATTACTTATCTCGTCTATTAATCTATTAATCTGCTCTTCTCCCTTTAATGGAAAGTTGAATTCTTCATTTATTAAATATTTTGCTAACTTACGCTTATTTTTTAAACCCCTTTCAAAATTTTCTTTAGCTGTCTTGGAATTATTAAGGGATTTTTCTATATCCTCTCTCCCTATTTGCTTTTTATTTAGTCTATCCTTAAGATGCTGACGTTCTTCTTCTAAGGCTTTTTTGCTTTTATCTGTATAGGAAGATATTTCACCTATAACCTCATTATAAAGCTTATCCTGTCTTATCATATTTAAGCTTGCATTATTTTCCCTAAGATCTTCTTTTATATCCCCAAGGGTATCTTCAGTAACTTTGACTTCATTGCTGACTTTTTTCGTATCAATTTCAATTATTTTTATTTCTTCTTGTACTCTAAATAATTCTTCCTCGGATTTCTTCTTCATGCTTTTTTTATCTGAATAGTAATAAAATTTTTCAATCTTACCTGATAGTAAATTATGCTCTCCTTGGAATTCACTGAGTTTCCTCCGATGATTTGATGTTTCTTCTTCTATTTGCTTTAATCTATCTTCCTTTGAATTAATTTTCCTTTGAACTTCATCAATGGAGGTTCTCAATTCCTTTAAATTTTCTTGAAGCTCTTGATGATATTCATAGGGATATTTGTCATAAAATCTTTTTAAATCCAGTAAATATACCTCATATCTATTATTTTCATTTTCCTTTGCCCTACGTTCCTTAGATGTGGCATCGGCTACTGCCTTTATTTGATTTTTCCATGAGATAAAGTTCCTTTGATCCAAATTTTCTTTCCATAAATATGGAAAAATGTGTCTTTCCTTAAGGTTTCCTTTGTTATTTATAATATTTCTTGCTTCATTATCAGTAATAATATAAACTGGATGGGTTAGAACATCGATCTTACCTTCTATTTTTTTTATTAGTTTATTTATTTCACCTTGGGTTGTAACTACAGTTATGGCCCAATAGGGATAAGAATTGTAAAGCTCAGTTTCTGATATTCCAAGGGTCTTCGCTACTCTCCCCACATATATTGTTCCTGTTTCAAGTAGATTAAATTGATTTTTCCAAGCATCTATTAAACCTTGAAGGGGTGGATCAGCGGTAAAATAATCATTATTCCCATAATCATCATAAAATCTATATGCTTTACGTTCCCTTTGAAATAGCTCCTCTTTCTGAGTTCTTAGTTTTTCTATTTCACCTTCAAAATAGCTTAATATCGTTGGTTGCTTAATGTACAAGGAACTAAAATAGTCCCAATCTAATCTAAACTCCTTTAATTTAAGTAATAGCTCATCATGTACTTCAGTCAATGCCTCTATCCCATTATTTTTTGTGTTCTCTTCTTGTAATAGGTTTTTCAGTTCATCTCTAAGGGGAGATAATGTATTAGATATTGTTTGTTTTTCTTCTTTTATACTACTTATATGGTCATTTGTCATATTTATATTTTTATCTAAGTCCTGGATTCTTCTTTTCCATTTGATATTTTCTTCTTCAATATCCTCATTTTGGGCATTATCTAGAACCTGTTTACATACTTTATCCATATCGTTCCTGTAGTTTTTTATATTTGCTTCTAGTCCGGCCCTTTCGTTGTTCTTTTTCAATCCATCTTTTTGCAGTTTTTGTAATGTATTTTTATGAATTTCAAGGGCTTCTCTATATCTATCAATCTGACCTTCTATATAATTAGCATTTTTTAAAAGCTTGTTTTCTTCTTCCACAAATATTCCCTTAAGCTCTGAAGAATTTTTATCAAGTTTTTCTTGAATATCTACTATTTCTTCATCCTTATCAAGCTCCATAAGCTGATTTTGATAAAGAATTATGGCATCTTTATTTTCCTTTATTTCCTTTTTGAGCTTTGCCACTTCAAGATTCATGAGTTTTTTTTCTTTAGCTTCATATGCTTCCCTTATATGGTCATACTCTTCCTTTTTCGTATTATATTTATCTTTCCTATGGGTTAACTCTTCATTTATTAATGCAAGCTTATATGATGCTTCTTTTCTATTGAATTCCTTTATCTTTTTTTCTAGCTCACCGTGGGAGGCATTATTTTCTTCGATTTTACTAGTAATTTTATTCCTTTCATCGGTACTGAAATCATATAAAGCCTTTGCTTCTTCCTTTTCCTTTATAAAGTCATGCTCGACCTTATTCAAATCAGTAAATGTTCTTACATAATAGCCTATTTGCTCCTCTACCGCCTTACTTTCTTGGATTCTAGCCCTCAGCTGTTTATGCTTTTTAAAGTATTCTCTATTTTTTTGAAATATCTGGGCAAAATCCTTTGTACCCTTTCCAGCTAAGGCTTCCTCAATCGTCGGTATTAGAAGATTATCCACAAGCTGTCCAGTAGTCTTACAGCCATCAAAAAAGCTTTCTACTCCACCTTCAGCACTATTTATAATGGCTATTCGCTTCCATTCTGAAGATATTATTTTATAATAATCTTCAATATATTTGTGATAGTCCTTTATGGTATCGAAGAGATGGGCGTTCATATATTGATTCTTCATTTGCCCATAATATTCATTCATTTCTTCTTTACTGGAAGGACGAAGTCTGCCATTAGTTGTTTTCTTTGTAAAGGGTATATTTTCTATGGAATGCTTATCATTGCTCTCATATTCATACACGTATTTATATGAATCAAGTCCCTTTTTACTAGTGAAAAGGGTAACAGCTGTAACTACATACTTTCTAGGTCTTTCATTGATTATCCACTCTATTGCTATATGGGCTGAATTACCCTCTAGGGATAATGTCTCCTTTATTTTTCTATCTGCCAAATCGGAATGGGGCAACACTGCCTGTATAGCAGTTTGTATCAATACTGTTTTACCACCACCATTTTCCAGTAGTATAGCTCCATTATGTCCATCAAACTGAAATATGTCATCGTTATATCTTTTTCCTCCGCCCTCGTATATTACATTTGTAAAGCGTATTTTAGAAATGGCTGGCATGTTTTTCTTTCTCCTTTCTCTTATCCAGTTGATACATAAATTCTAGTATTCCTCTATTGTATTCTAATTCCATATAATATCTCTGAATGATGGTTTTAGTTTTTTCAGTTAATTCTATTTCATCATTTCCTATATCTTTAATTAATTCCTGGGCTTCTAAAAACCTTTTTACTGTATTAAGAAAGCTCAATCTACTAATTGTCCTTGCATTTTGGGCCTTAACATTTTCCTTTAGGTCATCCATTGCATCCCATTTTTCAACTATTGCCACCCAATTATACTCATATTCCTTCTCAAATTTCTTTAATTCCTCAATATCCAACTCCTTTAATGAAAATATCCTTTCATTAACCCCCAAGAGCCAATCTCCTAATGATATGAAATCCCTTGTGGCTTCCATGGTTTGATAGCTATCATAGAACTCACCAAAAAGTATTATAATCGTGACATACATCAAATATATATCTAGATTTACAGCCTTAGAGGGTAGATATATACGTTTTATAGTGTCATTAGATACATGGAAAATGGAATCTATAGATATAGGTATAAGATATATATAATCCCCGGCTGAAACAATAGTGCAATCCATTTCCTTAGCAAATTGATCCACTAAGCCCCTTATGGCATCGTCCGCTAGATATAACCTTAATTCATCGTTTTCTCCGTATCCCTTAACCGATAGTTTTGAATATAAATTAAAGGCTTTTATGACCTGTTCATGATGATACAACATTATCCCTTTCCCCCAGTCTTAGTCTAATATTTCCTATACTATACCGATGGTTTTCATTTATCACTCCATTTATCTCATTAGCTTCTATGGTTTCAAATTTGCCCTTTAGTAAATTTTTAACTTCTCCAAATAATGGCGTAATCTCCTCTTCTTCTGATTCTACAATTAACAATGGCGAATGCTGATGAAGTATAATCCAAAAATCATAAAATGACCGATAATTTAGCATTTTACTATATTCTTTATGTTCTTTCATATACTTAACAAGTTGCCCAAGGGTTATTTCATTTCTACCATCCATTATATCCAGAATCATTTCCATTATCTTCTTGAAGTTCTTTCTTAAAATAGTTTTTTCAGCATCCAGCATGTCTTCCTCATATACATCTGGAAATTCGTCAAAATTCTCTTCCTGCTTTTCAACCTCAATTCTTTGGGTACTAAAGACAGTAAGAGGAGACCATGCATCAAATTTTTCCGTGAATAGGAAGGGTTCTATTAATCTACGGGAAGCTTCTAGGGGTAATGGAGAAGAAAGCATTCGACTTGTTATATCTTGATTAAAGTTAAAAGAGTCTATTCCAACATAATATAGGGACTCTTGAGCCGCATCAAGGGCGCTGGTTTTTAATATGATACTTTCCTCCAAAAGCTTTTTATGCTGATGGTGAACTTCTCCAAGCTCACGATCGATTTGAATTATAAGTTCATAGGTATCGTGTTCCTTTTCTTCCCTTAACTCATATCCTATTCTTTCCTTGGTATCTCTTACAAAACTTCTTAATTCTTCAAACTCCTCATTTTCTCTAACTAACCTTTGATTTACATCCTCAATAATTTCTTTATATCTTTTATAGGTTTCATCGGATATTATATTACGTTGTATTTCATGTTTTATATTTACTATTCGATCCTTAAGATTCCTTACATCTATTGACATCTCATCTATTTGCCGGAGGGCACTCACAAACTCTCCCTTTTCTAACTGCTTTCTTAACACTAATTGATTTATAGAAAGTTGAAATTCACTAAAATATTCTTTTGTAGCAAAAACTAGCTCTAACCCTTGTTCATCCAAGGTGTAATATTGGGTATTGTTTTCTATATCTGATCTATCCGCCTTTAGAATAGAATACTGTACTATTTCTTCCCGTCTTGTGTTCCAGTTATAGAAGCTTCTAAAGCTTCGTTTTCCACTGGTAGGTCTAAAGGTCTCTATTATTGTTCTAGCAACCCTTTCAAAACCATCTAAGCTTAAATCTATTTCCCCTTGATTTATTTCAAAGAAGAACTGGGCAAGCTCCTTTACTCCGGTTTTTCTGTTCCTAGTGAGCATATTTTCAAAAAAGAAAAGGAGAGTCAAAAGCCCTAAACTATGATAATCAATAGTTTTATCGCTATTATCCCTGCCTTTTTTATTTTGAAGCTTGAATAATGGATCAAAGAGGGCTAGTCTTTGTATACGCTCTTTATAGTTCTCCGTTATAGCTTTCATATTTATTACCATCGAAACTTCCTCCAAATATCCTGTAATTCCCTTTTATTCAATCCTTCTTGAGGATAATATCCCTTATTTTCTAGGGTGTATTTAATATTATTTTGATTATCCTTATCAAAAAACTTCAAAAAATTATTTAAGGCTTCTTGATTTTTATTTTGATTTTCTTTTCCCTTTGCACTATTCTTTTTTACAAGCTCTCCATAAAAATCACAGGCAGGCTCTATAGGTACCTTTTTATTTAAAGCATTCCAAATAGCTATTCCCTCAAAATCTATATCCCCAAAATAATACAAAGTATGTTTTCTGCCCTCTAAGGATAGCTGTTTTTCAAGGTGTGAAATACCCGATATTATTTTCCAGCCAGCTCCATAGATCAATGTAGTAAACTTTGTACTATCAAGGGCACTTAGTAATCCATAGTAGGTTGCTTTATTCTCTACGATAAGATGACTATACTCCGCTTGTGAAAAGTTTTTAGGATTTACGGCTAGCATAAGGGGATCAGGTTCATTATTGATTTTAAGCTTGCTAAGGATACCAAGTCTTTCTAATAGTACCTTGCCTCCACCTTCATCAATCCATTTCTCATCTCCTACTAATTGGAATGAGCGTTCTTGTGGGGTAACGTTACCGGTAGGAAATCCCTTTTCATTGAGATAAATATCGATCATCTTAATATATGCTAAATCATTTTTCCATTGCTGTTCACTTAAGGATAAGAAAGAGCTGAGATTAATATCCTTATGGACCCTTAATTGAAAACATTGTATTTCATCTATAAATGTTTTTCTTAAAGCATATTTGTTTAATCGATATGTATTTGCAAGGGGTATAGGCTTATTATTTTTCCCATGTTCCTTTATTTCCCTAAGTATATCTAGTTCAATAAGTCTATTTATCTCCCCAGCAAAGACTTCATAGGCTATATCCCCAGAAAACAATTTTTCCAATTCGCCTAGGGAAATAGTTTTTTTATTCTTTAAGGATTTTAAGAAGGACAAAATTTTTTCATTCATAATAATCACCTAAATTCTTAGTCTATTGAGGAAATTACATAACGTTTATATAAAATAATTATACCATTTTATTTAGGACAAGCTTTAAAATAATAAAAAAACTGGCAACAATGAATCCATTGCTGTCAGTATACAATAAAATAGAATCCTCTATTATTTAAGGATTCTAATATAGATTTAGATTCTATAGCCTTTAAAAACTTTAATTCCTACAATAATCCCGATATTTTAGGAAGCCATAAAGATACCTGGGGTACGAATGTAACCAAAAGTAATATGAAGAAATTACATGCTAAAAAAGGAATTGCATTTCTAAAAATATCTACAATAGATAAATCACAATCTCTTATTTTAGTACATGCATTTAAACACATACCTAGGGGAGGAGTAACTAACCCCATAGCCAATCCTACTATCATTATGGTTCCGAATTGTAGAGTATCTACCCCAATGGAATTCATAATCGGTAACAATAAAGGTGTTACTAACAAAAGGGCTGGGGTAACATCTATAAACATACCTATTAAGAGTATAAATATATCAAGCATGAGTAAAATCCAAAACTTACTAATATCTAGATTCATAAAGAAATTTGATACTGTATTTGGAAATTGCACCATGGCCAATATCCAGCTAAATATCATGGAAAACCCTATAACTATCATAACAGAGCTAGAAGATAGGACGGTTCTCTTCAATATCCTAGGTAAATCCTTTATTTTTAGTTCCCTGTAAACAAAATATCCAATAATGAATGAATATAATACCGCTACTCCTGCAGACTCACTGGCAGTAGCAATACCAAAGGAAATGGTTATAACAATCAATACGGGCATTATTAAAGCCAAAATTCCTTCCCTTGCTATATTAAATATATTTTTATGCTTTAATTCTT
This region includes:
- a CDS encoding DUF6063 family protein; protein product: MLYHHEQVIKAFNLYSKLSVKGYGENDELRLYLADDAIRGLVDQFAKEMDCTIVSAGDYIYLIPISIDSIFHVSNDTIKRIYLPSKAVNLDIYLMYVTIIILFGEFYDSYQTMEATRDFISLGDWLLGVNERIFSLKELDIEELKKFEKEYEYNWVAIVEKWDAMDDLKENVKAQNARTISRLSFLNTVKRFLEAQELIKDIGNDEIELTEKTKTIIQRYYMELEYNRGILEFMYQLDKRKEKEKHASHF
- a CDS encoding replicative DNA helicase, with protein sequence MVINMKAITENYKERIQRLALFDPLFKLQNKKGRDNSDKTIDYHSLGLLTLLFFFENMLTRNRKTGVKELAQFFFEINQGEIDLSLDGFERVARTIIETFRPTSGKRSFRSFYNWNTRREEIVQYSILKADRSDIENNTQYYTLDEQGLELVFATKEYFSEFQLSINQLVLRKQLEKGEFVSALRQIDEMSIDVRNLKDRIVNIKHEIQRNIISDETYKRYKEIIEDVNQRLVRENEEFEELRSFVRDTKERIGYELREEKEHDTYELIIQIDRELGEVHHQHKKLLEESIILKTSALDAAQESLYYVGIDSFNFNQDITSRMLSSPLPLEASRRLIEPFLFTEKFDAWSPLTVFSTQRIEVEKQEENFDEFPDVYEEDMLDAEKTILRKNFKKIMEMILDIMDGRNEITLGQLVKYMKEHKEYSKMLNYRSFYDFWIILHQHSPLLIVESEEEEITPLFGEVKNLLKGKFETIEANEINGVINENHRYSIGNIRLRLGERDNVVSS
- a CDS encoding DUF2220 domain-containing protein, translating into MNEKILSFLKSLKNKKTISLGELEKLFSGDIAYEVFAGEINRLIELDILREIKEHGKNNKPIPLANTYRLNKYALRKTFIDEIQCFQLRVHKDINLSSFLSLSEQQWKNDLAYIKMIDIYLNEKGFPTGNVTPQERSFQLVGDEKWIDEGGGKVLLERLGILSKLKINNEPDPLMLAVNPKNFSQAEYSHLIVENKATYYGLLSALDSTKFTTLIYGAGWKIISGISHLEKQLSLEGRKHTLYYFGDIDFEGIAIWNALNKKVPIEPACDFYGELVKKNSAKGKENQNKNQEALNNFLKFFDKDNQNNIKYTLENKGYYPQEGLNKRELQDIWRKFRW
- a CDS encoding TRAP transporter large permease is translated as MNVIFLLLFFLVFIIIGVPICYSLGMSSILFLMFTNPGFIEMIPQRIWAGTNIYVMIALPLFILAGELMNSGGITKRIIDFSLFTVKPIKGGLGEVNVFASMIFGGISGSSVADTSAIGSVMIPQMVKKGYSRGFSAGITVASSTMGMIIPPSVPMLTYSMISGASVGALFMAGVIPGILIGGSQIVISKIISKKNNYKLDLSEELKHKNIFNIAREGILALIMPVLIVITISFGIATASESAGVAVLYSFIIGYFVYRELKIKDLPRILKRTVLSSSSVMIVIGFSMIFSWILAMVQFPNTVSNFFMNLDISKFWILLMLDIFILLIGMFIDVTPALLLVTPLLLPIMNSIGVDTLQFGTIMIVGLAMGLVTPPLGMCLNACTKIRDCDLSIVDIFRNAIPFLACNFFILLLVTFVPQVSLWLPKISGLL